TCTGGGGCGGCTGAGTGGAGATGCTGCCTGCTGAAACAGAACCGGAGGCCTCGGCCTCTGGGCGCAGCGTGGCGGTCAGTGAGGCCATGGACCAGCCTGACGTCAGCTTCCAGCCTGAGGCCTCAGCCCAGCAGCCGGCCTGCAAGGAGGAAGCGCCCAGCGCCGAGCCCAGCGCCCTCGACTGCGTTATCTGCTTCACCCCTTACGACCGGCTCTTCCGGCTGCCCAAGGAGCTGAGCTGCGGCCACGTCTTCTGCCTCGAGTGCCTGGCGCGCATCAACGTCTCTTCCGAGGATGTCAACGCCCTCACCTGCCCCGTCTGCCGGGCCCCCACGGCCTTCCCCTCCCGCAAGGGGTTGCCGGGCCTCCCCACCCGCAGCAACCTCCTGGAGCAACTATCTTCCATGCCCGCTGTCCCCCCGGGCTCCGTGCGCTTTGACCGTCGCCGGGGGCTGCTCTACCTGCCGGGTAGGGGCCGAGGCGGCGCCCCAGCCGGGCCCAAGCCCGGGACTTCCGTCAACACTGTCAGCCTGAGTGTCGACGTTGGCAGGCCTGCGCCGCCAGGAGCCAGCCGCAACCTGGCCCTCTCAGGCTGGCCGTTCTACGTGGCCCTGGCGGTCGCCCTCCTGGTTACCATTGGCTTAATTACCTGTGGCATTTACATATTTTTGATGCCGTCCATGTACACTACTTCCATGGGAGGCCCGCACTATAGTAACCAGAGTCATGGGCCAGTGCGGAACTGGACCTCCAGCCCAGCACCTGGCTCTGTACCCCAAGGCTAAAGAGGGGCGAAGGAGAAAGGGCCCCCTTGCCCTCTTCCAGTTGCCATTTGTAGCGGCTGCACCACTTGTAGCCTCCGATTGCACAGAGGCTGCTTGCCTTACTCAGAAGCAGGATACTGGGGGAATTGCCACGTGTCCAAGACTGGCTGAAGCTGTGAAGGCAATTGCACTTTACCAGTTGAAGTACTGCTTGAATGACCGGAAGAATTCCCACCGCAGCCGCCTGGGGCCACGTTGCCTCAATATGGCATAGCATACCTTAAGTTACCGTCTACCATCTCTTCGCTGCACTCAGAAGCAGGGCAGTACAGAGAGAACAAATCCACCTTCTCaatgcaaaatgaataaatgtgtGAATAGGACTATTGGGTTGGTccaatgaaatatactcggagtcgagagtgaatttcatgctctttattcagctcttaccGGTAGtcatcaacatagctgccaagttatcccttttttaaagggattttcccttatgctgaataggcttcctcgcgagaaaagggaaaacttggcagctatggtcatcaaggagaagaagagaagaagaatgccctttccccaaaaccatctgcttatatacattatttacacaatgggctttgcgtgattggctacttcagggctacacctgtgggccaagcagtttgtggattgacttctgccagccgcctgattggctgctcctgcaggccaatcaggttgcggattcacttctgccagccacctgattggctgctcctgcaggccaatcaggttgcggattcacttccacctggagttggattgggtggctcctgcggaccaatcagactgattctggatcctattgttctatgattcagctcagtacataacacccaagAAGGCGATGGCAGAACCCTGAGGTGATAAGACTTGCGTATGATTTCTGGAGGAAGGGGATAAGGGGTTGCCTTTTTGGAACGCTCTCCTGC
Above is a window of Zootoca vivipara chromosome 2, rZooViv1.1, whole genome shotgun sequence DNA encoding:
- the RNF225 gene encoding RING finger protein 225, whose translation is MLPAETEPEASASGRSVAVSEAMDQPDVSFQPEASAQQPACKEEAPSAEPSALDCVICFTPYDRLFRLPKELSCGHVFCLECLARINVSSEDVNALTCPVCRAPTAFPSRKGLPGLPTRSNLLEQLSSMPAVPPGSVRFDRRRGLLYLPGRGRGGAPAGPKPGTSVNTVSLSVDVGRPAPPGASRNLALSGWPFYVALAVALLVTIGLITCGIYIFLMPSMYTTSMGGPHYSNQSHGPVRNWTSSPAPGSVPQG